A section of the Alkalihalobacillus sp. LMS39 genome encodes:
- a CDS encoding ABC transporter permease, which yields MNNFWTTVGHTAGRRIASKAFIWSTIIVSILIIGLTNISNIIGVFTSDESDIRQQIAVIDETQDGMFASLLTSNEEGMFQYIEYTNGDLKKALEDARNEEHDYVLVVTGDPIDIKAEFYGSGTDYTIALDVHHDVQRVKETVATNELNLNTEELAIIYSPISFHELPLYENGEVQTQETHMQAYWMVYGLVFAIYLIVIVMGTMIATEVATEKSSRVMELIISSVNPVTQMLGKLVGIGLAGLVNLIPLLLAFFFGSWLSGNEFFETLFTDIIDPTLLSYVFILIILGYFVYGGIAAMLGALVSRAEDVNYAIQPLIVIAMIAFFLAIFGLNTPDSAIIQILSYVPFFTPQLLFLRIGMGTVPVWEVYVIIVILMVSAILINILAAKVYKGGVLMYGKFSFKEGFKQAFQLAKKEK from the coding sequence ATGAATAATTTTTGGACGACTGTCGGCCATACTGCAGGAAGACGAATTGCATCTAAAGCATTTATTTGGAGCACTATAATTGTTTCCATTCTAATTATTGGGCTAACGAATATATCGAATATTATCGGTGTTTTCACCTCTGACGAAAGTGACATTCGCCAGCAAATTGCCGTTATTGATGAGACACAAGATGGTATGTTTGCTAGTTTGTTAACGTCGAATGAAGAAGGAATGTTTCAATATATTGAATATACAAATGGAGACCTCAAAAAGGCACTGGAAGATGCACGAAATGAAGAGCATGACTATGTATTAGTAGTAACAGGAGATCCAATCGATATCAAAGCTGAATTTTACGGAAGCGGGACTGATTATACGATTGCATTAGACGTTCATCACGACGTTCAACGAGTGAAAGAAACCGTAGCTACTAACGAATTAAATTTAAACACGGAAGAACTTGCCATCATTTATTCTCCTATCTCCTTTCATGAACTCCCACTCTATGAAAATGGAGAAGTACAAACACAAGAAACACATATGCAAGCGTATTGGATGGTATACGGACTCGTATTTGCGATTTATCTTATAGTGATTGTTATGGGAACAATGATTGCGACTGAAGTGGCGACCGAAAAATCTTCAAGAGTAATGGAACTCATCATCTCAAGTGTAAATCCAGTCACTCAAATGCTAGGAAAATTAGTCGGAATTGGTCTTGCGGGGCTTGTAAATCTAATACCACTATTACTTGCTTTCTTCTTTGGTTCATGGTTAAGTGGAAATGAATTTTTTGAAACTTTATTTACCGACATCATTGACCCTACTCTACTTTCTTATGTGTTTATTCTAATTATTTTAGGATACTTCGTTTATGGTGGAATTGCAGCGATGTTAGGCGCACTTGTGAGCCGTGCTGAAGATGTAAACTATGCGATCCAACCATTAATAGTTATTGCTATGATTGCCTTTTTCTTAGCCATATTTGGATTAAACACGCCAGATTCTGCTATAATTCAAATCTTGTCGTACGTTCCATTCTTCACACCACAACTGTTATTTTTACGAATTGGAATGGGAACTGTACCAGTATGGGAAGTGTATGTCATTATTGTCATCTTAATGGTAAGTGCCATACTCATAAATATACTAGCCGCAAAAGTATATAAAGGTGGCGTTCTTATGTACGGGAAGTTTTCATTCAAAGAAGGCTTTAAACAAGCGTTTCAACTTGCTAAAAAAGAAAAATAA
- a CDS encoding ABC transporter ATP-binding protein, which yields MNVIKLSGVKKKIDKSFDVGPLHLEVNKGTVTALIGNNGAGKSTLLRLLTGMIYPDTGVIDRFGFTDDEIEWKEWIGYVPQTSIGYDRFTLAQLADLHSIGFREWDNKKFFELLQQFHIPYNKRLDTLSVGMQKKALLFLALARQTKMLLMDEPLSGVDIESQEKIRELWVHYLEEDPERSILFSSHVPDEIKEFADYIVGMDDGRIIGNYEKDNLLQSYVRFWVKGDSTMFSNVPGVISVTESGNQCELLSTNQEETEKALHTMNSYILTKKSLRFAEILSFILRKQKGEQNNDITIK from the coding sequence ATGAACGTGATTAAACTTTCAGGTGTGAAAAAAAAGATCGACAAAAGCTTTGATGTTGGTCCTCTTCATTTAGAAGTTAATAAAGGCACTGTGACAGCGTTAATTGGAAATAATGGTGCTGGAAAAAGTACGCTTTTGCGTTTACTCACAGGTATGATTTACCCTGATACTGGGGTCATTGACCGATTTGGATTTACTGATGACGAAATAGAATGGAAAGAATGGATTGGGTACGTCCCTCAAACATCAATCGGGTATGACAGATTCACGTTAGCACAATTAGCTGACCTACACTCTATTGGTTTTAGAGAGTGGGACAACAAAAAGTTTTTCGAATTACTGCAGCAGTTTCACATCCCTTACAATAAACGTCTCGATACTTTATCCGTTGGCATGCAAAAAAAAGCCTTGTTGTTCCTTGCCCTTGCTCGCCAAACGAAAATGTTACTAATGGATGAACCACTGTCTGGAGTCGATATTGAAAGTCAAGAAAAAATCCGAGAGTTATGGGTTCACTATTTAGAAGAAGATCCAGAACGTTCTATTCTTTTCTCATCTCATGTACCTGATGAAATTAAAGAATTTGCGGACTATATCGTTGGCATGGATGATGGGCGCATAATTGGAAACTATGAAAAAGACAATCTACTGCAAAGTTATGTTAGATTCTGGGTAAAGGGGGATTCCACAATGTTCTCAAATGTCCCTGGTGTTATATCCGTTACAGAATCGGGAAATCAGTGTGAATTGTTATCAACCAATCAAGAGGAAACAGAAAAAGCTCTTCACACTATGAATAGTTATATTTTAACGAAAAAAAGCCTTCGATTTGCTGAAATTTTAAGCTTTATTCTTCGTAAACAGAAAGGAGAACAAAACAATGACATTACAATTAAATAA
- a CDS encoding bifunctional diguanylate cyclase/phosphodiesterase yields the protein MGKSSEFKTVIQSYSELLKNNTNPSYALNKEGCFVFFNTASTELTGYTFAEVSHLNFYELVSEKDQEIIKKEFLDVLNGQHKSVELTIVHKEGFDIHISLSGMPIFINGEVCGIFGIANDLTEKKIIEKELVASKTQLQTIFDSLDICLWSLDMVAQKTINISPACFHLYGYTQQEFLESPFLWRNVILKEDLQKIIDCYSLFLQGKTVEMEYRIKHKSGEVKWVFSNVVPVLEKGELVRLDGLEIDITQRKRTEEELNFMAFHDPLTKLPNRRKFDEELHKAIIEAEEKNLKVGVMYLDLDRFKSINDTLGHRIGDRLLEMVAWRLKQGLGENAFISRQGGDEFSIIFTNFTDLDFLEKTAQSIHHILMQPIELKGFDYVVTTSVGISVYPDHTLSVDGLIKKADQAMFVAKEKGQSQSEFYNSGLSTKLSRKLIIEQGLHKAIERQELTLSYQPIVNIEQRKILGFEALLRWNHMLLGQISPLEFIPIAEETGLIIPIGKWIIEKAVSDCVSWHESDPSLYVSVNISAKQFEQLDFTEMVQNTINRYNIQPTHLKLEITESTAMTNAEIVASKLESLNNVGVETFLDDFGTGYSSLSYLKKFPIKRLKIDQSFVRDINKDSNQEAIIKAIIALAKSLNMKVIAEGVESQAQLSFLFEQGCLKMQGYLFGKPIPHSEVLEIIHISQ from the coding sequence ATGGGGAAATCTAGTGAATTTAAGACCGTAATTCAATCGTATTCAGAATTATTAAAAAATAACACAAACCCTAGTTATGCACTGAATAAAGAGGGATGTTTTGTGTTTTTTAATACTGCTTCAACAGAGCTTACTGGTTATACATTTGCTGAAGTTTCTCATTTAAATTTTTATGAATTAGTTAGTGAAAAAGACCAAGAAATAATAAAAAAAGAATTTTTAGATGTTTTAAACGGCCAGCATAAATCGGTTGAATTGACGATAGTTCATAAAGAGGGCTTTGATATTCATATCTCTCTTTCAGGAATGCCCATTTTCATAAATGGGGAAGTTTGTGGAATTTTTGGGATTGCAAATGATTTAACCGAGAAAAAAATAATTGAAAAAGAATTAGTTGCTTCCAAAACACAATTACAAACTATTTTTGATAGCTTGGACATCTGTTTATGGTCTCTGGATATGGTGGCACAAAAAACTATAAATATATCTCCTGCCTGTTTCCACCTTTATGGCTATACACAGCAAGAGTTTTTAGAGAGCCCTTTCCTTTGGAGAAATGTTATTCTTAAAGAAGATTTACAAAAAATTATAGATTGCTATTCTCTGTTTCTTCAGGGAAAAACAGTAGAGATGGAATACCGAATTAAGCATAAATCTGGTGAAGTGAAATGGGTATTTAGTAATGTTGTTCCTGTTCTTGAAAAAGGCGAGTTAGTGAGGCTTGACGGGTTAGAAATTGATATTACACAACGAAAACGAACCGAGGAAGAATTGAACTTTATGGCCTTTCATGACCCTTTAACGAAGCTTCCGAACCGAAGAAAATTTGATGAAGAACTTCATAAAGCGATAATTGAAGCTGAGGAGAAAAATTTAAAAGTGGGTGTGATGTATTTAGATTTAGATCGTTTTAAATCGATTAATGATACGTTAGGCCACAGAATTGGGGACCGTTTGCTAGAAATGGTAGCATGGAGATTGAAACAAGGTTTAGGTGAAAATGCGTTTATTTCGAGACAAGGTGGAGACGAATTCTCTATCATTTTCACGAATTTTACCGATTTAGATTTTTTGGAAAAAACGGCACAGTCCATCCATCACATCTTGATGCAGCCGATTGAATTAAAGGGTTTTGATTATGTTGTAACGACAAGTGTCGGAATAAGTGTATATCCTGATCATACATTAAGTGTAGATGGGTTAATTAAAAAAGCGGACCAAGCGATGTTTGTAGCGAAAGAAAAAGGGCAAAGTCAATCAGAATTTTACAATTCAGGTTTATCTACAAAATTATCAAGAAAGTTAATCATTGAACAAGGGCTACATAAAGCAATTGAAAGACAAGAATTAACGTTATCTTATCAGCCAATTGTGAATATTGAACAAAGAAAAATTCTTGGATTTGAAGCCTTACTAAGGTGGAATCACATGTTACTCGGCCAAATATCTCCACTAGAGTTTATCCCGATAGCAGAGGAAACCGGATTAATCATTCCAATTGGAAAATGGATAATTGAAAAAGCCGTCTCTGATTGTGTAAGCTGGCATGAGTCTGACCCTTCCCTTTATGTTTCAGTTAATATTAGTGCCAAGCAATTTGAGCAACTGGATTTTACGGAGATGGTACAAAATACAATAAATAGATATAATATACAGCCTACTCATTTAAAGCTGGAAATTACTGAATCTACAGCGATGACAAATGCAGAAATTGTAGCATCAAAGCTTGAGTCATTAAACAATGTTGGAGTTGAAACGTTTCTTGATGATTTTGGGACGGGCTACTCTTCCCTTAGTTACTTGAAAAAGTTTCCGATCAAACGATTAAAAATTGACCAGTCCTTTGTAAGAGATATTAATAAAGATAGTAACCAGGAAGCGATAATTAAAGCCATTATTGCGTTAGCAAAAAGTTTAAATATGAAAGTTATTGCAGAAGGTGTTGAATCTCAAGCCCAATTATCTTTTTTATTCGAGCAAGGTTGTTTGAAAATGCAAGGCTATTTATTTGGAAAACCAATACCACATTCTGAAGTTTTAGAAATCATTCATATTTCCCAGTAG
- a CDS encoding ATP-binding cassette domain-containing protein, with amino-acid sequence MTLQLNNITKRFGNHNAVNGISFTVDKGATFGLLGANGAGKTTTFRMILGLLESTEGKVTWNGQPLSYKNTHLIGYLPEERGLFPKLTVKQQLFYLMKLKGMNKQDIVKEMRKWLDRFGVPEYENKKIEDLSKGNQQKIQFLAAVLHQPELLILDEPFSGLDPVNSDMLKEAVFDLQEAGTTIVFSSHQMRNVEELCEDLIMLKHGNSILQGNLTDIKRSYGVKQLSIRADYPLDFLVDIQGVTSINKMKDTTYVQVDNESVAKIIFENITAKGYVRKFEIEEPSLHDIFIDKVGGNNHE; translated from the coding sequence ATGACATTACAATTAAATAATATTACAAAAAGGTTCGGTAATCATAATGCGGTAAATGGGATATCATTTACCGTCGACAAAGGTGCAACATTTGGATTGTTAGGAGCCAATGGCGCTGGAAAAACAACGACATTTCGGATGATTTTAGGATTATTAGAATCTACAGAAGGAAAAGTCACATGGAACGGACAGCCCCTTTCCTATAAAAACACGCATCTTATCGGATATCTTCCTGAAGAACGTGGGCTATTTCCAAAACTTACAGTAAAACAACAGTTGTTTTATTTAATGAAGTTAAAAGGAATGAACAAGCAAGATATCGTTAAAGAAATGAGAAAATGGCTCGACCGTTTTGGCGTACCTGAATATGAAAATAAAAAAATCGAAGACCTTTCTAAAGGAAACCAACAAAAAATTCAATTTTTAGCCGCTGTGTTGCATCAACCCGAACTTCTTATTTTAGATGAGCCATTTAGCGGGCTTGATCCTGTAAATTCAGATATGTTAAAAGAAGCTGTCTTTGATTTACAAGAAGCAGGAACAACGATTGTCTTTTCCAGTCATCAAATGCGCAATGTCGAAGAACTTTGTGAAGATTTAATTATGCTTAAACACGGCAATTCTATTTTACAAGGTAACTTAACAGATATAAAACGCTCTTATGGTGTCAAACAGCTTTCTATTCGGGCTGACTATCCTCTCGATTTCCTTGTAGACATACAAGGAGTTACTTCGATTAACAAGATGAAAGACACGACATATGTACAAGTAGATAATGAATCGGTTGCAAAAATTATTTTTGAAAACATTACAGCTAAAGGATATGTTCGTAAATTTGAGATTGAAGAACCATCACTCCATGATATTTTTATAGATAAAGTAGGAGGAAATAACCATGAATAA
- a CDS encoding MerR family transcriptional regulator: protein MPMKVKEVADLVGISVRTLHHYDEIGLLSPKATSEKGYRLYSDNELERLQQILFFKELGFSLKEIKEILNSSSFNREEALQTQRLMLLEKRKRINTMIETIEKTIQSSKEEIKMTNEEKFKGLDFRRNPYEQEARNRWGELVIGNSLTKEGEEKINQLYRNLAAIRHLSPASNQAQNYINQWFEYVNRYFGTYTLEAFKGLGELYVLDARFTKNIDQFGNGLAQFMSEAMAIYSNSPPLKDS, encoded by the coding sequence ATGCCAATGAAAGTAAAAGAAGTTGCAGATTTAGTTGGGATTAGTGTTCGCACATTACATCATTATGATGAAATCGGGTTGTTATCCCCAAAAGCAACGTCAGAAAAAGGATATCGACTTTATTCCGATAATGAATTAGAAAGACTTCAGCAAATTTTATTTTTTAAAGAGTTAGGATTCTCACTAAAAGAAATTAAAGAAATATTGAATAGCTCATCGTTCAACCGTGAAGAAGCGTTACAAACACAAAGACTGATGCTACTCGAAAAAAGAAAACGAATAAATACGATGATCGAAACAATTGAAAAGACCATTCAAAGTTCAAAAGAAGAAATAAAAATGACGAATGAAGAAAAATTTAAGGGCTTAGATTTTAGGAGAAATCCTTACGAACAAGAGGCGAGGAATCGTTGGGGGGAATTGGTTATCGGAAATTCTCTTACAAAAGAAGGTGAGGAAAAGATAAATCAATTATACAGAAACTTAGCTGCGATACGGCACCTTTCCCCAGCATCAAATCAAGCACAAAATTATATAAACCAGTGGTTTGAATATGTAAATCGCTATTTTGGTACGTATACGTTAGAAGCGTTTAAAGGGTTAGGTGAGCTCTATGTTCTAGATGCTAGATTCACGAAAAATATTGATCAATTTGGTAATGGCCTTGCCCAATTTATGAGCGAGGCAATGGCAATTTATTCAAATTCCCCCCCTCTAAAAGATTCATAA
- a CDS encoding DUF5058 family protein: MKEVMEIANSGVIWIFAFFIIGIVVLQGILFIRLAIKASSTVGMSSSDVRSALKTGAISAIGPSLGIMVIAISLITLLGDPLTLMRIGIIGSAPIEALGASIGADAYGIELGSPQFTPQAFTAVVWTLCLGGAGGLLVVALFTKSFGKIEKKVAGKSKDGKGMVLITTVALIAAFSFFVSGEMVKSHVHTLVAIGSCCAMVAILHLANTRGLNWLKEWSLGLSILAGLLVGLIVTF, from the coding sequence GTGAAGGAAGTGATGGAAATTGCAAATAGTGGAGTTATTTGGATATTCGCTTTTTTTATTATTGGGATTGTTGTTTTACAAGGAATATTATTTATTCGTCTTGCCATTAAAGCAAGTTCAACTGTAGGAATGAGTTCTTCTGATGTTCGAAGTGCATTAAAAACAGGAGCGATTAGTGCCATTGGTCCATCACTTGGGATTATGGTCATCGCCATTTCGTTGATTACCTTGTTGGGAGACCCGCTGACACTTATGAGGATCGGGATTATTGGGTCAGCGCCAATTGAAGCATTAGGTGCTAGTATAGGCGCAGATGCTTACGGAATAGAACTTGGATCACCTCAATTTACACCACAAGCGTTTACTGCGGTAGTATGGACATTATGTTTAGGCGGTGCAGGCGGATTATTAGTTGTCGCTTTGTTTACTAAATCATTTGGTAAAATTGAAAAAAAAGTAGCCGGAAAAAGTAAAGATGGGAAAGGTATGGTTCTCATAACGACAGTAGCGCTTATTGCAGCTTTTAGTTTTTTTGTCAGTGGAGAGATGGTGAAAAGTCATGTTCATACGCTTGTTGCGATAGGATCATGTTGCGCCATGGTCGCAATTCTCCATCTGGCAAATACACGAGGGTTGAATTGGTTAAAAGAATGGTCATTAGGTTTATCGATTTTAGCTGGTTTACTTGTTGGTTTGATCGTAACTTTCTAA
- a CDS encoding alpha/beta fold hydrolase: protein MKRNKWFSIVLSFVMFLTVFTAVQPSNTEAATRNTPVVFVHGLTGSASNFVFIERYLRSQGWSSNELYSIELPSKQGHQELNSTAIQQFVDEVLRETGADKVNIVAHSMGGANSLYYIRNKGGDSKVEKLVTLGGANGLTTNIAPRGIETTSIYSSSDFIVASSLSRMYGANNILIHGVSHVGLLNSFQVNRLIKSALEE from the coding sequence ATGAAACGAAATAAATGGTTTTCTATTGTATTAAGTTTTGTGATGTTTTTAACAGTTTTTACGGCAGTTCAGCCTTCAAACACAGAAGCAGCAACTAGGAATACACCTGTTGTTTTTGTCCATGGGTTAACGGGTTCTGCTTCTAATTTTGTATTTATTGAAAGATATTTACGTAGTCAAGGGTGGAGCAGTAATGAACTTTATTCTATTGAACTTCCTAGTAAACAAGGTCATCAAGAATTAAATTCAACAGCGATACAGCAGTTTGTTGATGAGGTGTTACGTGAAACTGGCGCTGATAAAGTAAATATAGTTGCACATAGTATGGGTGGAGCAAATAGCTTATACTATATCCGTAATAAAGGTGGAGATTCAAAAGTAGAGAAGCTTGTGACGTTAGGTGGAGCAAATGGATTAACAACAAATATTGCTCCAAGAGGAATTGAAACAACATCGATTTACTCATCAAGTGACTTCATTGTTGCATCTTCTTTATCAAGAATGTATGGTGCAAACAATATTTTAATTCACGGTGTGTCCCATGTTGGTCTTTTAAATAGTTTTCAAGTGAATCGACTAATTAAGTCTGCTCTCGAAGAATAA
- a CDS encoding GntR family transcriptional regulator codes for MSNLLPIHIDENSRTPIYDQIESQLKMLIVSGTLPPGTALPSIRKLATSLSCSVITTRRSYQNLEQQGYIKTIQGKGTFVAHINIENQDEQKKAAVMKALNDAVSIGKNYQFTDETLITWFTALLKEANERD; via the coding sequence ATGTCTAATTTACTTCCAATTCATATTGATGAAAATAGCCGAACGCCAATCTATGACCAAATTGAATCGCAACTAAAAATGTTAATCGTAAGTGGAACGCTCCCCCCAGGGACGGCCTTACCCTCAATAAGAAAACTGGCCACTTCTTTGTCATGTAGTGTGATTACAACAAGACGTTCCTATCAAAATCTTGAACAACAAGGATATATTAAAACCATTCAAGGAAAAGGAACTTTTGTCGCTCATATAAACATTGAAAACCAAGATGAGCAAAAAAAAGCAGCGGTTATGAAAGCATTAAACGACGCTGTTTCCATAGGGAAAAATTATCAATTTACAGATGAAACGTTAATAACATGGTTTACAGCATTATTAAAGGAGGCGAATGAACGTGATTAA
- a CDS encoding pyrimidine-nucleoside phosphorylase, which yields MRMVDLIEKKRDGFSLEKSEIEFVIRQYTNGEIPDYQMSAFAMAVFFKNMTNEERSYLTLAMAESGDQINLADIEGIKVDKHSTGGVGDKTTIALAPLVAAVGVPVAKMSGRGLGHTGGTIDKLESIPGFHVEITNEQFIQLVNENKLAIVGQTGNLAPADKKLYSLRDVTGTVNSVPLIASSIMSKKIASGAEAIVLDVKTGTGAFMKELDESIELAQAMVEIGNQLGRQTTAIISDMNQPLGYTIGNALEVKEAIDILRGQGPEDLEELCITLGSHMVVLAKKAETVEKAKQLLQEAISSGAALEKLKQFIAAQGGDATVVDEPEKLATAPYEIPVDADESGFVSEIVADKIGKAAMVLGAGRATKESTIDLGVGITLKKKIGDAVSVGETIAILHANSENVDRVVEMIQGSYTIVKEPVQRNKLIYEIFSSKIDNS from the coding sequence ATGCGGATGGTAGATCTTATTGAAAAGAAGCGGGACGGTTTTTCATTAGAAAAAAGTGAAATTGAATTTGTGATTCGGCAGTATACGAACGGAGAAATTCCTGATTATCAAATGTCTGCTTTTGCAATGGCTGTTTTTTTCAAAAACATGACGAATGAAGAACGCTCTTATCTGACTCTAGCCATGGCTGAGTCAGGAGATCAAATTAACCTAGCAGACATTGAAGGAATAAAAGTAGATAAACATTCAACTGGTGGTGTTGGTGATAAAACAACGATTGCACTTGCTCCGTTAGTGGCGGCAGTAGGAGTTCCTGTTGCCAAAATGTCAGGAAGGGGTTTAGGACACACAGGTGGAACCATTGATAAATTAGAATCGATTCCTGGTTTTCATGTTGAAATTACAAATGAACAGTTTATCCAGCTAGTGAATGAAAATAAACTAGCTATCGTTGGACAAACTGGAAATCTTGCTCCAGCGGATAAAAAACTTTATAGTTTGCGTGATGTCACAGGAACAGTCAATTCAGTTCCTTTAATTGCGAGTTCAATTATGAGTAAAAAAATAGCTTCAGGTGCAGAAGCAATTGTTCTTGATGTGAAAACAGGGACAGGAGCATTTATGAAAGAGTTAGATGAATCAATAGAACTTGCTCAAGCGATGGTTGAAATAGGGAATCAACTTGGAAGACAAACGACTGCGATTATTTCTGATATGAACCAGCCTCTAGGATACACCATTGGAAATGCCCTTGAAGTGAAAGAAGCGATCGACATTCTTCGTGGTCAAGGGCCAGAAGACCTAGAAGAACTATGCATAACATTAGGAAGTCATATGGTCGTCTTAGCAAAAAAAGCAGAAACAGTTGAAAAAGCAAAGCAGTTATTACAAGAAGCGATTTCATCTGGAGCAGCACTAGAAAAATTAAAGCAATTCATTGCTGCTCAAGGTGGAGATGCGACTGTAGTGGATGAACCGGAAAAGCTTGCAACCGCACCATATGAAATTCCGGTTGATGCAGATGAATCAGGATTTGTTTCGGAAATTGTGGCCGATAAAATAGGAAAAGCCGCTATGGTATTAGGGGCAGGCCGAGCAACAAAAGAATCGACGATTGATTTAGGTGTAGGGATTACGCTAAAAAAGAAAATCGGAGATGCTGTGAGCGTTGGAGAAACGATTGCGATTCTGCATGCCAATTCAGAAAATGTTGACCGCGTCGTAGAAATGATACAGGGTTCTTATACGATCGTAAAAGAACCAGTTCAAAGAAATAAATTAATATATGAAATCTTTTCTTCTAAAATAGACAATTCATAA